A single genomic interval of Lathyrus oleraceus cultivar Zhongwan6 chromosome 7, CAAS_Psat_ZW6_1.0, whole genome shotgun sequence harbors:
- the LOC127100429 gene encoding uncharacterized protein LOC127100429 isoform X12: MPSKESKITGIPGPKSNVSANATTTRSGMLSSGSSKRNQNAHPSLPKNPTPSIPSLSKNPTPSIPRMSKNPTPSISSLSKNPTYVPSIPKVDMADKCSVSRSLTKQAGKLSDTPVSILRPPSRMDQTTHQTGTIKSSGLRKPSPSIGFFSQVKASGSHSLQKSSIPCKPSESNIPKLRKLGTVSVKEARSKIVKGAAKNRTKELSHSDVNSEAIVPIDNKQKAGVEVDFDSSSFEIISKQAEVENILDDVILKSKEQGELHENEIISSMENMVLPTHEKEFLTKSQTHEQLEKDADHTLEKMSDTNELSLSDVKPEAIVQIDNKQMAGVEVDCDSSIFEIISKQAEVENILDDVILKSKEQGELHENEIISSMENMVLPTREKEFLTKSQTHEQLEKEADHTLEKVSDTKELSLSDVKPEAIMQIDNKQMAGVEVDCDSSVFEIISKQAEVENILDDVILKSKEQGELHENEIISSMENMVLPTHEKEFLTKSQTHEQLEKEADHTLEKVSDTKELSLSDVKPEAIVQIDNKQMAGVEVDCDSSVFEIISKQAEVENILDDVILKSKEQGELHENEIISSMENMVLPTHEKEFLTKSQTHEQLEKEADHTLEKVSDTKELSLSDVKPEAIVQIDNKQMPGVEGDCDSSIFEIISKQAEVENILDDVILKSKEQGELHENEIISSMENMVIPTHENELLKKSQTHEQLEKEADHTLDNKLYDVTSNGDRSSYQEPQSTLFPIMQRTSNTVQNTIGQDEDDQIKGPTGDIPPFKESLILQAEFSGEFKGYKSAKTALLNSSLDDFCKTVPEGSKQGTPCKNTEQVNCGADEFGRYEGDAQGHLLNESLIINCKKTTQSNLDAVSQQLQADQPKALNPSGVEEIGPEKENISDMNSSQPVHVTSLFSKGSPENSILGINDASEDESKIIEIKDCQLPVDDQLGFILRSPVDKECDQVIDSKAIRDRTPEFELDRLSENCITVSASSLADDNNINEDSYLPGFQKSSAVVAVNSQDVHLDSDFLPKVIVSSTEIKEQNLVEDAFEGCGFHSNEHNATNHHIEDMSVNIEGNHDVDGKVELLQINDVDEKAEFLQINDVDEKMELLQINDVEDGNHDVDEKVELLQINDVEDGNHVVLQIKDVDEKVELLQINDVEDENHDVDEKVELLQINGAEDGNRDVDEKVELLQINDVDEMVELLQINDVDEKVELLQLNDVEDGNHDVDEKVELLQINGAEDGNRDVDEKVELLQINGAEDKNRDVDEKVELLQINNVDEKVELLQINDVEDGNHDVDEKVELLRINGAEDGNCDLDENVDLLQINDVDEKVEHLQINDVDEKVEILQINDVEDGNHDVDGKVELLQIIGAEDGNRDLDEKVELLQINDVDEKVELLQINDVDEKVEILQINDVEDGNHDVDKKAELLQINGAEDGNHDVDEKVELLQINGAEDGNHDVDEKVELLQINGADDGNCDVDEKVELLQINDVDEKVELLQINDVEDGNHDVDEKVELLQINGAEDGNHDVEDKVELLQINDAEEGLSDILPLVETQLNMNFFSSEFDSSIEVSEDPFSTAVSLICEKQCSLSENSKLLSSDMLVNKDGNQGVDEKVELLQINGAEEGSLDISPSVEIQLENVISAEFDSSTKVSEDPCLLSEKSKLLASENSIFNATIPQGSEVSSMKLNENAISAELGSSIDVSEGPCLLSEKSKLLASENSIFNATIPEGSEVSSVKLNRNAISADLDSSIQVSEGPFTSAVAWKSEEQCLLSEKSKLLDSDNSIFIETILQGNEVGSVNSESLSDAAVTTVFENDKSPNTDMASQSKDKIDFPEEDNGKIIHLEIDATKTKQEVPIAKPPLNVAPFTEEWLAAIEAAGEEILMMKSGAVQNSPPDKVQNEPNPWSPVKKNQEIGPFDCTKITKHNIQSSDPS, translated from the exons ATGCCGAGTAAAGAGTCAAAAATCACTGGGATACCAGGACCAAAATCCAATGTTTCTGCAAATGCAACTACCACTAGGAGTGGAATGTTGAGCTCAGGTTCCTCAAAAAGAAATCAGAATGCACATCCTA GCCTGCCAAAAAATCCTACGCCAAGCATCCCTAGCCTATCAAAAAATCCTACGCCAAGCATCCCTCGCATGTCAAAAAATCCTACACCAAGCATCTCTAGCCTGTCAAAAAATCCTACATATGTTCCAAGCATCCCTAAAGTTGATATGGCTGACAAGTGTTCTGTTAGTAGAAGTCTTACCAAGCAGGCTGGAAAACTTTCG GATACCCCAGTTTCCATACTACGTCCACCATCCAGAATGGATCAAACAACGCATCAAACAGGGACAATAAAATCATCAGGCCTACGGAAGCCATCTCCCTCCATTGGTTTCTTTTCTCAG GTAAAAGCTTCCGGTTCACACAGCTTGCAGAAAAGCTCCATACCCTGCAAACCTTCAGAGAGTAACATTCCTAAACTAAGGAAGTTGGGAACAGTTTCTGTTAAAGAAGCAAGGTCCAAAATTGTCAAAGGGGCAGCAAAGAATCGTACTAAGGAATTAAGCCATTCAGATGTCAACTCAGAAGCAATTGTGCCAATAGACAATAAGCAGAAGGCTGGTGTAGAAGTGGATTTTGATTCTTCTAGTTTTGAAATAATAAGTAAGCAAGCAGAGGTTGAAAACATTCTTGATGATGTCATCTTAAAATCTAAGGAGCAAGGAGAACTACATGAAAATGAGATCATTTCAAGCATGGAGAACATGGTATTACCTACACATGAAAAGGAATTTCTTACGAAGAGTCAGACACACGAGCAGTTGGAGAAAGACGCTGACCACACTCTGGAGAAAATGTCAGACACTAATGAATTAAGCCTTTCAGATGTCAAGCCAGAAGCAATCGTGCAAATAGACAATAAGCAGATGGCTGGTGTAGAAGTGGATTGTGATTCTTCGATTTTTGAAATAATAAGTAAGCAAGCAGAGGTTGAAAACATTCTTGATGATGTCATCTTAAAATCCAAGGAACAAGGAGAACTACATGAAAATGAGATCATTTCTAGCATGGAGAACATGGTATTACCTACACGTGAAAAGGAATTTCTTACAAAGAGTCAGACACATGAGCAGTTGGAGAAAGAGGCTGACCACACTCTGGAGAAAGTGTCAGACACTAAGGAATTAAGCCTTTCAGACGTCAAGCCAGAAGCAATCATGCAAATAGACAATAAGCAGATGGCTGGTGTAGAAGTGGATTGTGATTCTTCGGTTTTTGAAATAATAAGTAAGCAAGCAGAGGTTGAAAACATTCTTGATGATGTCATCTTAAAATCTAAGGAGCAAGGAGAACTACATGAAAATGAGATCATTTCAAGCATGGAGAACATGGTATTACCTACACATGAAAAGGAATTTCTTACGAAGAGTCAGACACATGAGCAGTTGGAGAAAGAGGCTGACCACACTCTGGAGAAAGTGTCAGACACTAAGGAATTAAGCCTTTCAGATGTCAAGCCAGAAGCAATCGTGCAAATAGACAATAAGCAGATGGCTGGTGTAGAAGTGGATTGTGATTCTTCGGTTTTTGAAATAATAAGTAAGCAAGCAGAGGTTGAAAACATTCTTGATGATGTTATCTTAAAATCCAAGGAACAAGGAGAACTACATGAAAATGAGATCATTTCTAGCATGGAGAACATGGTATTACCTACACATGAAAAGGAATTTCTTACAAAGAGTCAGACACATGAGCAGTTGGAGAAAGAGGCTGACCACACTCTGGAGAAAGTGTCAGACACTAAGGAATTAAGCCTTTCAGATGTCAAGCCAGAAGCAATCGTGCAAATAGACAATAAGCAGATGCCTGGTGTAGAAGGGGATTGTGATTCTTCGATTTTTGAAATAATAAGTAAGCAAGCAGAGGTTGAAAACATTCTTGATGATGTCATCTTAAAATCCAAGGAGCAAGGAGAACTACATGAAAATGAGATCATTTCTAGCATGGAGAACATGGTAATACCTACACATGAGAATGAACTTCTTAAAAAGAGTCAGACACATGAGCAGTTGGAGAAAGAGGCCGACCACACTCTGGATAACAAGTTATATGATGTTACGTCAAATGGGGACCGGTCTTCATATCAGGAACCACAGTCTACGCTCTTTCCTATCATGCAGAGAACTTCTAATACTGTGCAGAATACCATAGGACAAGATGAAGATGATCAAATCAAAGGGCCCACCGGTGACATTCCGCCTTTCAAGGAAAGTTTGATACTACAGGCAGAGTTTTCAGGAGAGTTTAAGGGATACAAGAGTGCCAAGACTGCACTTTTAAATTCTAGCCTTGATGATTTTTGCAAAACTGTCCCCGAAGGATCTAAACAAGGAACCCCGTGTAAGAATACTGAACAGGTAAATTGTGGTGCTGATGAATTTGGTAGATATGAAGGAGATGCACAGGGGCATTTATTGAACGAGAGTCTCATAATCAATTGCAAAAAAACCACCCAAAGTAATTTAGACGCAGTTAGTCAGCAGTTACAGGCAGACCAACCCAAGGCTCTAAATCCTAGTGGTGTAGAAGAAATTGGACCGGAAAAAGAAAATATCTCTGATATGAACAGTTCTCAGCCAGTTCATGTGACGAGCTTATTTTCCAAAGGTTCTCCTGAAAATTCCATACTAGGAATCAATGACGCTTCTGAGGATGAATCTAAAATAATTGAGATCAAAGACTGTCAGCTTCCTGTAGATGATCAATTAGGTTTCATCCTGAGAAGCCCAGTGGATAAGGAATGTGACCAGGTTATTGACTCAAAAGCAATCCGTGATAGAACTCCGGAGTTTGAATTGGATAGGTTGAGTGAAAATTGTATAACTGTTTCAGCATCTTCATTGGCAGATGATAATAACATAAATGAAGATTCCTATCTTCCTGGGTTTCAAAAGTCTAGTGCTGTTGTTGCTGTAAATTCCCAGGATGTTCACTTGGATAGTGACTTTCTGCCAAAAGTTATTGTTTCATCTACAGAAATCAAGGAGCAAAATTTAGTTGAGGATGCATTTGAAGGATGCGGGTTCCATAGCAATGAGCACAATGCTACCAATCATCATATTGAAGATATGTCTGTAAACATAGAGGGAAATCATGATGTCGATGGAAAGGTGGAACTTCTGCAAATCAATGATGTGGATGAAAAGGCGGAATTTTTGCAAATCAATGATGTGGATGAAAAGATGGAACTCTTGCAAATCAATGATGTAGAAGATGGAAATCATGATGTGGATGAAAAGGTGGAACTTTTGCAAATCAATGATGTAGAAGATGGAAATCATGTTGTGTTGCAAATCAAGGATGTGGATGAAAAGGTGGAACTTTTGCAAATCAATGATGTAGAAGATGAAAATCATGATGTGGATGAAAAGGTGGAACTCTTGCAAATCAATGGTGCAGAAGATGGAAATCGTGATGTGGACGAAAAGGTGGAACTTTTGCAAATAAATGATGTGGACGAAATGGTGGAACTTTTGCAAATCAATGATGTGGATGAAAAGGTGGAACTTTTGCAACTCAATGATGTAGAAGATGGAAATCATGACGTGGATGAAAAGGTGGAACTCTTGCAAATCAACGGGGCGGAAGATGGAAATCGTGATGTGGATGAAAAGGTGGAACTTTTGCAAATCAATGGTGCAGAAGATAAAAATCGTGATGTGGATGAAAAGGTGGAACTTTTGCAAATCAATAATGTAGATGAAAAGGTGGAACTTTTGCAAATCAATGATGTGGAAGATGGAAATCATGATGTGGATGAAAAGGTGGAACTCTTGCGAATCAATGGTGCAGAAGATGGAAATTGTGATTTGGATGAAAATGTGGATCTTTTGCAGATCAATGATGTGGATGAAAAGGTGGAACATTTGCAAATCAATGATGTGGATGAAAAGGTGGAAATTTTGCAAATCAATGATGTAGAAGATGGAAATCATGATGTGGATGGAAAGGTGGAACTCTTGCAAATCATTGGTGCAGAAGATGGAAATCGTGATTTGGATGAAAAGGTGGAACTTTTGCAAATCAATGATGTGGATGAAAAGGTGGAACTTTTGCAAATTAATGATGTGGATGAAAAGGTGGAAATTTTGCAAATCAATGATGTAGAAGATGGAAATCATGACGTGGATAAAAAG GCGGAACTCTTGCAAATCAATGGTGCAGAAGATGGAAATCATGATGTGGATGAAAAGGTGGAACTCTTGCAAATCAATGGTGCAGAAGATGGAAATCATGATGTGGATGAAAAGGTGGAACTGTTGCAAATCAATGGTGCAGACGATGGAAATTGTGATGTGGACGAAAAGGTGGAACTTTTGCAAATCAATGATGTGGATGAAAAGGTGGAACTTTTGCAAATCAACGATGTAGAAGATGGAAATCATGATGTGGATGAAAAGGTGGAACTCTTGCAAATCAATGGTGCAGAAGATGGAAATCATGATGTGGAAGACAAGGTTGAACTTTTGCAAATCAATGATGCTGAAGAAGGTTTGTCGGATATACTGCCTTTAGTTGAAACTCAACTCAATATGAACTTTTTTTCTTCTGAATTTGACTCTTCTATTGAAGTGAGTGAAGATCCCTTTTCAACTGCAGTTTCTTTGATATGTGAGAAGCAGTGTAGTTTAAGTGAAAATTCAAAGTTACTAAGTTCAGATATGCTTGTAAACAAAGATGGAAATCAAGGTGTCGATGAAAAAGTGGAACTTTTGCAAATCAACGGTGCAGAAGAAGGTTCATTAGATATATCTCCTTCAGTTGAAATTCAACTCGAGAATGTTATTTCTGCTGAATTTGATTCTTCTACTAAAGTGAGTGAAGATCCATGTCTTTTAAgtgaaaaatcaaaattattAGCTTCAGAGAATTCAATCTTCAATGCAACAATCCCACAAGGCAGCGAAGTTAGTTCAATGAAACTCAATGAGAACGCTATTTCTGCTGAATTAGGTTCTTCTATTGATGTGAGTGAAGGCCCCTGTCTTTTAAgtgaaaaatcaaaattattAGCTTCAGAGAATTCAATCTTCAACGCAACAATCCCAGAAGGCAGCGAAGTTAGTTCAGTGAAACTCAATAGGAATGCTATTTCTGCTGATTTAGATTCTTCTATTCAAGTGAGTGAAGGCCCCTTTACTAGTGCAGTTGCTTGGAAATCTGAGGAGCAATGTCTTTTAAGTGAAAAATCGAAGTTACTAGATTCAGATAATTCAATCTTCATTGAAACAATCCTACAAGGTAATGAAGTTGGTTCAGTGAACAGTGAAAGTTTATCAGATGCAGCTGTAACTACTGTCTTTGAGAATGATAAGTCTCCTAATACTGACATGGCAAGTCAGTCAAAAGACAAAATCGACTTTCCAGAAGAAGACAACGGCAAAATAATTCATCT CGAAATAGATGCAACTAAAACCAAGCAGGAAGTTCCGATAGCGAAGCCTCCACTGAATGTTGCTCCCTTTACTGAGGAATGGTTAGCTGCAATAGAAGCAGCTGGAGAG GAGATTTTAATGATGAAGAGTGGCGCTGTACAAAACTCTCCTCCTGACAAAGTCCAGAATGAACCGAACCCTTGGTCACCG GtgaagaaaaatcaagagatTGGACCATTTGATTGTACTAAAATAACCAAACATAACATCCAGAGTTCCGATCCATCGTGA